The Cannabis sativa cultivar Pink pepper isolate KNU-18-1 unplaced genomic scaffold, ASM2916894v1 Contig3, whole genome shotgun sequence genome window below encodes:
- the LOC133033125 gene encoding uncharacterized protein LOC133033125 has product MEDLTLHFEKGRYLNVESCGPYTLQVHRGGTVMTGGVVNLQEHTCTCGLFQCMKFPCPHACAASQERSISAYTLCSPYYTTEYWRRTYEGTIMPVGDEDDRELPDDIKNMTVGVPVEKQQVGYSIKIEILLNVVVT; this is encoded by the exons atggaggaCTTgacattgcattttgaaaaaggtCGGTATTTGAACGTTGAATCATGCGGGCCTTACACGTTGCAGGTTCACCGTGGAGGAACAGTTATGACCGGTGGCGTAGTGAACTTGCAGGAACATACTTGCACTTGCGGCTTGTTCCAGTGCATGAAGTTTCCTTGTCCTCATGCATGTGCTGCATCTCAGGAGCGAAGTATTAGCGCGTACACACTATGCTCGCCATATTACACGACTGAATATTGGAGGAGGACATATGAAGGAACAATTATGCCagttggtgacgaggatgatcGGGAATTGCCTGATGACATCAAGAACATGACAGTTGGAGTGCCTGTTGAGAAGCAACAAGTAGGGT ATTCGATTAAGATCGAAATCTTGTTAAACGTTGTTGTGACTTAA